ATTGGCCCGGCTGGAAATGCGCTCCCAAGTCTGGCGATGGCGCTTTACTGACGGCAATCAAAATCCTCACAGGCGAGCGTAGCAAAGCGCATGGAGGCATGTAAAGCCGCTCGAAAAGAGTTCGGCCAGGCTTGCACCTCGATAGAGCGGTGTGCTAACGTGCCGCTACGCGGCCTATCGCTCTCCCTGGCAGGGCAACTTGCTGGCCGAAATCGTCAAGGTTTCCACGCAAGATCCAGAGCGCCCGCCGCTGGAATACGCGGCCAGCCTGATTCATATCGGCAAGGTGATCGCCATCCCCACCGACACCTTTTACGGCCTGGCGGCCGACCCTTTCAACCTGAACGCGGTGCAACAGGTTTACGCGATCAAGGGACGCCCCGAGCGCAAGGCGTTGCCCATTCTGGTGCGGTCGCTCGAGCAGGCCGAGGGGCTGGCGGCCGGGTTGCCCGAGGCGTTCTATATGTTGGCGCGGCGTTTCTGGCCGGGGGCGCTGACGATTGTGGTGGATGCCTCCCAGAAAATCCCGCTCAAAGTGACGGGCAACACCGGCCGGGTGGCTTTGCGCTGGCCCAATTCCTCGGTGGCTTGCAAACTGATCGAAACCGCCGATCTCCCGGTGACGGGAACCAGTGCCAACCTTTCCGGCTTCGCCCCCTGCGTCAATGCCAACCAGGTGGTCAAGCAGCTAGGCGACCGGCTGCCATTGGTGCTCGATGGCGGCGAATCGAAAGCGCTGCTGCCCTCCACCATCGTTGAACTGCGCGGGAGCGCTTGGCATGTGGTCCGCGAGGGCGCCATTCCGGAACAAGAAATCCGCGACACCCTGGCCGGCCTCTAGCGCCCCTCCAACTTGAGGAAGGCGCGGCCATCCACCTCCCCCACATTGCCAGGGAAGTCCTGGCCTACGCCCTTTGGCGTCTGGGCATTCGATCTTGATGCCACTTCGCTCGAACGCGAAACAGATCGAAGCCGAGGCCGGCCGGCCGGGCGGCTAGGGCTCCCATTTTAGGGTTTCCAGAAAGTCGAAATTTCCGCCGGGATCGAGTTGCGGGTAGCCAAGCCGCTTCTGCGTCACGGCAACGTTGTCCAGGTACCAGAGGGAAATGTAGGGGAGATCCTCGGCCAGCATTTTCTGTATGCGCGAGTAATAAACTTTCTGCTTGGCCAAGTCAGCTTCGGAACGGGCCGAAGCCAGCCAACCGTCCACCTCAGCATTGCGGAAATGGCCGCGATTTGCGCCGCGGGGCGGGATGCGAGCCGAGTGGAACGCATAATCGAGGATGTCCGGGTCATTGTTCCCGCCGATCCAGCGGAGTGTATATAGTTGAAAGCTTCCGCGAGTAATATCGGAGTAAAAGGTGGCAAACTCAAGCGACCGGATCTCGAGGCGAATGCCCACTGTCGACAGTTGCTCTTGCAATACCGCTGCCAGCAACCGGGAGGATTCCTCGGTCGAAGTCTTGATGGTCAGGGTGAAGCGAACCCCGTGCTGGTCAGGCGGCAGCCTGGCGGCATCGAGGAGCGCGCGGGCTCGATCCGGATCGTAGTGGTAGCGCCGGATGTCCGCCTCATAGGCCCAGTGGTTGGGCGGAAGGATGTTGTCGGCGAGACGCCCCTGGCCGCGAAAGAGCGAGCGCAGGATCGCCGGCCGGTCGATGGCGTAGGCCAAAGCCTGGCGCACCTCGCGGCGAGCAAGAATCGGGTCGTCCAGGTTCATGGCGATGTAGGCGTAGGCCGTGCCCGGCGACTGCGTCGTACGCAGGGCGCTGTTTTTGGCGAGCACCGGGATCATGTCCGGGGCCAAGGAATTCAGCGCAATGTCGCCGGAGCCGCGTGCGAGCTCGAGTGCCCGCGTGATCGCCTCCGGCACCACCCGAAAGCGAACACGCTCGATCTTTGGCAGCTCGCGGAAATAGGCCGGATTGCGCTCCACAACAATTTCTTCTTCCTGCTTCGAACCGAGGAAGCGATAGGGTCCGCTCCCCACCGGCTTCCTGGCAAACTCTTTTCCTGAACCGTCCGGGACGATGCCCATCCCCGGCAGCACCAGGTTCCACAGGAATGCGGCAAAAGGTTCTTTCAAGCGAAAGATCACGGTTTGGGGATCGGGAGTTTCAATCGTTTGAATGTCCTGGAACACGGTTGCTTTGACCGACACCACCTTGCCGGAAAGAAGGCTCTCAAAGGTGTAGCGGACATCGGCCGCGGTCAACGGCCGCCCGTCGTGAAAGCGCACTCCTGGGCGCAGATGAAAAACGTAGGTTCTCGGGTCACGGATCTCCCATCGGGTTGCCAGGTCGGGTACGACCTCCATGCGGGCATTGCGACGAACGAGACTGTTGAAGAGCAGTCCCTGGATGTATTGCGACTGGGCGTCGGTGGCGATG
Above is a window of Candidatus Acidiferrales bacterium DNA encoding:
- a CDS encoding L-threonylcarbamoyladenylate synthase, whose protein sequence is MLTCRYAAYRSPWQGNLLAEIVKVSTQDPERPPLEYAASLIHIGKVIAIPTDTFYGLAADPFNLNAVQQVYAIKGRPERKALPILVRSLEQAEGLAAGLPEAFYMLARRFWPGALTIVVDASQKIPLKVTGNTGRVALRWPNSSVACKLIETADLPVTGTSANLSGFAPCVNANQVVKQLGDRLPLVLDGGESKALLPSTIVELRGSAWHVVREGAIPEQEIRDTLAGL
- a CDS encoding ABC transporter substrate-binding protein, with the translated sequence MGRGRVRSFLVLALLAVLSACSRGTPSGRDPGTIVFLIETYPASLDPRIATDAQSQYIQGLLFNSLVRRNARMEVVPDLATRWEIRDPRTYVFHLRPGVRFHDGRPLTAADVRYTFESLLSGKVVSVKATVFQDIQTIETPDPQTVIFRLKEPFAAFLWNLVLPGMGIVPDGSGKEFARKPVGSGPYRFLGSKQEEEIVVERNPAYFRELPKIERVRFRVVPEAITRALELARGSGDIALNSLAPDMIPVLAKNSALRTTQSPGTAYAYIAMNLDDPILARREVRQALAYAIDRPAILRSLFRGQGRLADNILPPNHWAYEADIRRYHYDPDRARALLDAARLPPDQHGVRFTLTIKTSTEESSRLLAAVLQEQLSTVGIRLEIRSLEFATFYSDITRGSFQLYTLRWIGGNNDPDILDYAFHSARIPPRGANRGHFRNAEVDGWLASARSEADLAKQKVYYSRIQKMLAEDLPYISLWYLDNVAVTQKRLGYPQLDPGGNFDFLETLKWEP